The following are encoded together in the Xanthomonas sacchari genome:
- a CDS encoding sialate O-acetylesterase, protein MARPLHPTVRLALLALAFASWPAAAELQLPLLFADGAVLQRDAPIPVWGWASPGARIQARLDGASASAVAGRDGRWQLQLPAHAAGGPYVLDVQGDGSQRRIGDVLIGDVWLASGQSNMEWPLAQARDGAREVAAATDPQLRNFKVPKAWAAQPQPRLPGGSWVAATPATAGAFSAVAYFFARELRQRTGVPIGIIDSTWGGSAIETWMDAASPGVDAAQVRTRIAQMQAKDAQDLGETRRRLARWPQPTTADADAGWAAADLDDRDWDRQPLPGLWEQHGYVGMDGVAWYRSTFTLSAAEAKAGAVVGIGPADDADTTYVNGVEVGHTEGRYTEPRRYRVPPAALRAGVNHIAIRILDTGGFGGIPGDAAAFFVQPDGGRPRSLAGDWQFRPGKVTLAANDDKNQVPTLLYNAMIHPLQPFPVKGVIWYQGESNAYPYGALRYREQFASLIGRWRQERGQPQLPFLWVQLANWKAGNDQGDLSPWAQLRESQTRTLALPATGQAVTIDIGTPDNIHPPNKQDVGHRLALVARHVAYGETLVYSAPMFARATFADGQARVMFDLMGSTLALRGGGTEVRGFALAGADRRFHPAQARIEGDQVVVRSDAVPQPQAVRYAWSENPEDANLVNREQLPVGPFRSDDW, encoded by the coding sequence ATGGCAAGACCGCTGCATCCCACCGTTCGCCTGGCGCTGCTGGCGCTGGCGTTCGCGTCATGGCCGGCCGCGGCGGAACTGCAACTGCCGTTGCTGTTCGCCGACGGCGCCGTCCTGCAGCGCGATGCGCCGATTCCGGTGTGGGGCTGGGCCTCGCCTGGCGCACGCATCCAGGCGCGCCTGGACGGAGCCAGCGCCAGTGCGGTCGCAGGCCGCGATGGCCGCTGGCAACTGCAGTTGCCGGCGCATGCGGCCGGTGGCCCGTACGTGCTGGACGTGCAGGGCGACGGCAGCCAGCGCCGCATCGGCGACGTGCTGATCGGCGACGTGTGGCTGGCCAGCGGCCAGTCCAACATGGAGTGGCCGCTGGCGCAGGCGCGCGACGGCGCGCGCGAAGTGGCGGCGGCAACGGATCCGCAACTGCGCAACTTCAAGGTGCCCAAGGCCTGGGCGGCGCAGCCGCAGCCGCGGCTGCCCGGGGGCAGTTGGGTCGCGGCCACGCCGGCCACTGCCGGCGCGTTCTCGGCTGTGGCGTACTTCTTCGCGCGCGAGCTGCGCCAGCGCACCGGCGTGCCGATCGGCATCATCGACAGCACCTGGGGCGGCAGCGCGATCGAGACCTGGATGGACGCGGCCTCGCCGGGCGTGGACGCGGCGCAGGTGCGCACGCGCATCGCGCAGATGCAGGCCAAGGACGCACAGGACCTCGGCGAGACCCGGCGGCGCCTGGCGCGCTGGCCGCAGCCGACCACCGCGGATGCGGATGCCGGCTGGGCCGCCGCCGATCTGGACGACCGCGACTGGGACCGCCAGCCGCTGCCGGGGCTGTGGGAACAGCATGGCTACGTCGGCATGGACGGCGTCGCCTGGTACCGCAGCACTTTCACCCTCAGCGCGGCCGAAGCCAAGGCCGGCGCCGTCGTGGGCATCGGCCCGGCCGACGATGCCGACACCACCTACGTCAATGGCGTGGAGGTCGGCCACACCGAAGGGCGCTACACCGAACCGCGCCGCTACCGCGTGCCGCCGGCAGCGCTGCGCGCCGGCGTCAACCACATCGCGATCCGCATTCTGGATACCGGCGGCTTCGGCGGCATTCCCGGCGATGCGGCGGCGTTCTTCGTGCAGCCCGACGGCGGTCGGCCGCGCTCGCTGGCCGGCGACTGGCAGTTCCGCCCGGGCAAGGTCACGCTGGCCGCCAACGACGACAAGAACCAGGTGCCGACGCTGCTGTACAACGCGATGATCCATCCCTTGCAGCCGTTTCCGGTCAAGGGCGTGATCTGGTACCAGGGCGAGAGCAACGCCTACCCGTATGGCGCGCTGCGCTACCGCGAGCAGTTCGCCTCGCTGATCGGGCGCTGGCGGCAGGAGCGCGGACAGCCGCAGCTGCCGTTCCTGTGGGTGCAACTGGCCAACTGGAAGGCCGGCAACGATCAGGGCGACCTGAGTCCGTGGGCGCAACTGCGCGAATCGCAGACCAGGACGCTGGCGCTGCCGGCCACCGGGCAGGCGGTGACCATCGACATCGGCACGCCGGACAACATCCATCCCCCCAACAAGCAGGACGTGGGGCATCGCCTGGCGCTGGTCGCACGGCACGTGGCCTACGGCGAAACCCTGGTCTACAGCGCGCCGATGTTCGCGCGCGCCACGTTCGCCGATGGACAGGCACGGGTGATGTTCGACCTGATGGGCAGCACCCTGGCGTTGCGCGGCGGCGGCACTGAGGTGCGTGGCTTCGCCCTGGCCGGCGCCGATCGCCGCTTCCATCCGGCGCAGGCACGGATCGAGGGCGACCAGGTGGTGGTCCGCAGCGACGCGGTGCCGCAGCCGCAGGCAGTGCGCTACGCCTGGAGCGAAAACCCCGAGGACGCCAATTTGGTCAACCGCGAGCAGTTGCCGGTGGGCCCGTTCCGCAGCGACGATTGGTGA